The Oscillatoria sp. FACHB-1407 genomic interval GCTGCCTTTGCTGATAGTCTGGATGCCGCTAGCCTGGATCAACTAGAGGCAATCGCGGAACGAATTCGAGCTGCACGACAAGCCAGGGAGGAGCAATAATGCATTTAGGCATCCTGTTCATGGCAGTGGCGATCGCCATCTTTACCCGGCTATGCTGGTTTCGCGTTTCCGGCACCTGGGCTGATCGCTGGCAACGAACGTTAGGGGCATTCCTGCTGCCACCCATTCTGGTGCTGACAACCAGTATGACGGTTCTTGGGATGGGACATCACGGCACAATGCTGAGATATTCCGTTGGCTGGTTAGGATGCCACCTGGCTTTAGGCTTTCTCGGATTTGCAGGAGTATTGCTTGTTTACTTGTTTGGGCAGCAGTGGCGATCGCTCCAGCAAGTCCATGCTCTGCCGTCAGCAGCGATCGCAGGCAAAACAGGACGAGTGTTAGAGACTCCTAATTTGTTTGCGGCTCAAGTGGGAATCTGGAGATCAGAATTGGTTGTCAGCCGAGGATTACTGGAATCTCTGAGTAAAGAGCAAATTGAAGCCGTTCTAAGCCACGAAGAAGCGCATGGATATTACCGCGATACCTTCTTTTTTTTCTGGCTGAATTGGATTCGACAGTTCACCTTTTGGCTTCCTAGAACAGAATCACTTTGGCAGGACTTGTTATTGTTACGGGAGTTACGAGCCGACCAATGGGCAGCACAACGGGTAGATGC includes:
- a CDS encoding M56 family metallopeptidase; protein product: MHLGILFMAVAIAIFTRLCWFRVSGTWADRWQRTLGAFLLPPILVLTTSMTVLGMGHHGTMLRYSVGWLGCHLALGFLGFAGVLLVYLFGQQWRSLQQVHALPSAAIAGKTGRVLETPNLFAAQVGIWRSELVVSRGLLESLSKEQIEAVLSHEEAHGYYRDTFFFFWLNWIRQFTFWLPRTESLWQDLLLLRELRADQWAAQRVDALTLAETLLLVVRSASTTQNHHCAAFYDITPNTRLEERINFLLTQSEITQSQHQLWVWILPATLPILMPLLHC